Within the Borreliella valaisiana VS116 genome, the region TCATGAATTTTCTGGAGGACAAAGACAGAGAATAGGAATTGCCAGAGCACTAGCTTTAAATCCTAAGCTTTTACTTTTAGACGAAGCCGTTTCTGCACTTGATGTATCAATCAGAGCTCAAATTTTAAATCTACTAAAAACCTTACAAAAAGAATTTAATTTATCTTATTTATTTATTTCTCACGATCTTGCTGTAGTAAAATATATGAGTGATAAAATCGCTGTAATGTACCTAGGAGTTATCTTAGAACTTGCACCCAGAGAAACACTATTTTCAAACCCAATTCATCCATATACTAAAATGCTAATAGCATCAATTCCTGAAATCGACCCTGAAAAAAGAAAAAATAAAAATATAAAACTAGACGAACAAACTTTAGCAAACATTAGAAAAATTCATTTATCAACCCAAGTACACCCAAAACTTGAAGAAGTAGAAAAAGATCACTTTGTATCTAAATACCTTTTTGATGAAATGAATAAATAACCAATTTAAAAGCTTATTTATGGTCAAAATAGGAGACTTCAAAATCTATTTTATTATCAATTCCTTCAACAAAGTATAAATTAATTCTATTAACATTATTTTTATCTATTACTTTGTTACCAGAATCAATAAAATAATAATAAATTCTATCCTTAGGTAAATTTTTAAGCTTAATAGTATAAATTCCCTTATTATCTTCTTTTTCAATAAGCCTATTTAAAAAAGGATTAAAATTATTAAAACTACCAGCTATTGTAACTACTTGTCCAGGACGACCTATATAAAAAATTTCAACCTCGTTATTGTCATACGATTGTATTGGATTCCTCAAAGAAATATAACTGGACTTCTCTTTAGCAATCTCAATTTTAGAAAATGGGGTTAAATCCTCATTGTAAACCACATTTTTATTATATTCGTCATTAGTCCAAACACCGTCCACAATAAGCCTATATTTTACATCACTTGTGCCATGAGGAATATTAACTTTAACAAAAAAAACTCCATACTCATTTTTTTTGAATAAATATTTCTTAGAATACTGATCAAAGTCAAAGGCAGCAAAAATTTTTCTAATGTCCTTATTAGGAGGATAAAATAATAATATACGATTGGAATCAACCATGGGCTCAAGATTGTCTTTTCTTGTTGAAACTTCCAAAAATTCATTTAAACTCAAATCAAAATCATACATTACATAACTATCTGAAAAAAGATTATTAACACATAAAGCTGCAAAAACCAATAAACATAAATACCTTTCTTTCATAGATTATATACAAAGCTCACAATAATAATTCTTTTGGAAGAATACTACACATTTAAACTTTTTAACATTATACTAAAAACATACATTAAAGTAAATAATACGAGGAGTATAAAATGGGTTTTCATATTTATGAAATCAAAGCTAGACAAATTATTGATTCCAGGGGGAATCCAACAGTTGAAGCTGATGTAATTTTGGAAGATGGAACTTGTGGAAGATCTGCCGTGCCGTCAGGTGCATCAACAGGAATTAACGAAGCTGTTGAGCTTAGAGATGGTGATAAATCTGTATATATGGGAAAAGGAGTTTTAAAAGCAATTGAAAATATAAAAAACATAATTGCCCCAGAACTTGAAGGTATGAGCGCCTTAAATCAGGTTGCAATCGACAGAAAAATGCTTGAACTTGATGGCACCCCTACAAAAGAAAAGCTAGGCGCTAATGCAATCTTAGCAGTTTCAATGGCTACAGCTAAAGCTGCTGCAAAGTACCTTGGACTTAAGGCTTATCAATATCTTGGAGCTTACAAAGCTAACATTTTGCCTACACCCATGTGTAATATTATTAATGGTGGTGCACATTCTGACAACTCTGTTGATTTTCAGGAGTTCATGATAATGCCCGTAGGAGCAAAAACTTTCAGCGAAGCAATAAGAATTGCAGCAGAAGTTTTTCATACACTAAAAGGCATTTTAAACGATAAAGGATATGCAACTTCTGTTGGAGATGAAGGGGGATTTGCTCCAAATTTAAAATCAAATGAAGAAGCCTGCGAGATGATTATAGAATCAATAAAAAAAGCGGGTTATGAGCCTGGGAAAGACATAGCAATAGCTCTTGATCCAGCAACATCTGAGCTTTATGATCCAAAAACAAAAAAATATGTACTTAAATGGTCAACAAAAGAAGAACTTACTTCCGAACAAATGGTTGAATATTGGTCAAAATGGGTAGAAAAATATCCAATTATTTCAATTGAAGATGGCATGGCCGAAGAAGATTGGGATGGATGGAAAAAACTTACAGACAAAATTGGAAACAAAATACAACTTGTTGGAGATGATTTATTTGTAACAAATACCTCATTTCTTAAAAAGGGAATTGAAATGGGGGTTGCTAATTCAATTCTTATTAAGGTAAATCAAATCGGAACACTAACAGAAACATTCGAAGCTGTTGAAATGGCCAAAAAAGCAGGATACACAGCGATAGTATCCCACAGATCAGGAGAAACAGAAGATACTACAATAGCTGATCTTGTCGTAGCTCTTGGAACAGGGCAAATCAAAACTGGTTCACTCTCAAGAACAGACAGAATAGCAAAATATAATCAACTAATACGAATAGAAGAAGAATTGGAAACAACCGCTGAATACCACGGTAAAAACGTATTTTATTCCATTAAGCAAAAATAAAAAAAATCCCTTTAAAGGGATTTTTTTTTATTTTTGCTTAAATAAAAATGTAAAATTATAAAAAATAAAATTATCTTTTAGAAAATTGAAAACTTTTTCGAGCTTTTTTCTGCCCAAATTTTTTACGTTCAACTTTCCTTGAATCTCTTGTTAAGAAACCATTAGATCTCAAAATCATCTTGTTAGATTCATCAAGTTCAAATAGAGCACGTGAAATGCCGTGCCTTATTGCTCCTGATTGACCTGAAATCCCTCCCCCATAAACATTAATATAAAGATCATATTTTCCAAGTGTATTTGTCAAAACTAAAGGCGATAGTGCCATTGTTCTTAAATTTTCAAGTTGGATGTAAGAGTCAAAGTCTCTATTATTTACTTTAATATTGCCATTACCCTCTCTGATGTAAACTCTAGCAACAGAAGATTTTCTTCTACCGGTTCCCATTGATAAATTAACATTGCTAAAATTTGATTTTTTCATTTTATCCCTCTTAAATTAGCTTCCAATTTTACAGGATTTTGAGCTTTAAGAGCATGCTCTGAACCAGGAAAGACTCTTAAATTTCTAAAAAGATTGCGCCCCAAAGGACCTTTTGGCAACATACCTTTAATAGCAATCTCAAGAGGTGCACACGGCTTTCTCTCTGACAATGTTCTAAAAGTATCAGAATAAAGACCTCCCGGATATCTTGAGTGCCTATAATAAAGTTTTTGTTGATATTTTTTCCCCGTAAGCCTAATCTTAGAAGCATTAATAATAATAACATTATCACCTAAATCTTGGTGAGGAGTATAATAAGCTTTATGCTTACCTCTTAAAATTTTAACAGCATCCACAGCAACTTTACCTAAAATTCTATCTGCTGCATCAATTACATACCATTTCTTCTCAACAGTTTTTGGCTTGATCCAAATCGTAACATTATTGGTTATTTTATTCATAATAGCACATTACCCTAACATATAATTTTATGCATAAATCTCATTCATTGTATTATTTGCAAGGATCACTGTCAAGTCCATCAATAAACTTATTTTTAAGATCAAAACAAATTTTTTTAAAATTATCCAGATCTCCTTTAGAAAACTTCAAGGGAACAATAGATGGAATATTAAAATTTGGACTAATTAAATACCCATATTTTAGAAATACATTAAAAATTTCCGCATGATAACAAGCATCATAAAGAGGAAACATATACCTATCAATCACTCTAAACAAAGATGTCGCAAAAGAATTAAAATCAACATTGAAATTTTTCTTATACAATAAAAGCTTGCTTAATGTATGTCTAGCCAAAGATAAAGTTAAAGCATCAAAATTATCTTTAAATTCTATTTTTCTAGAAAGATTATCTATAACAACAATACTAACAGACATGTAATTGGGCAAAGGAATATTAAAAATCATGGGATATTTAATATTATTAAATCCTACTTTAAACTCATATATTCCTTCTTCTTTTTCCCAAGGCATAAAAAATTTATCTTTACCAGTTAAAGATAATAAAAATTCTTTTGCATCTTGTTCTAGTTTAAAAATATAAACAGATCCAGCCTCTTTAAAAAAAGTAAATACTAAATTGACAAACTGATTTTTAAAAACAGAAGGATAAGGGGATATTAAGCCCCTTGACACAGTTTGCTTAAAAAGGCGATTTAAACCTTGAAGCCTATAGCCTAAAAAATTTTTTCCACCATTTAAATATAAATCTAAATATCTCTTACCATTAATATCATAAAGATAAAAAAATCTTGCCCTTTTTATCACTGGCAAATTATCTATTAAGGACAAATCATACATTTGATAAACTTTGTAAAAGAATTTCATTTGCAAGTATAGGATTAATTTTCCCTGAAGATTTTTTCATTATTTGTCCCATCATAAATTTGATAGCATGATCTTTGCCCTTTTTGTAAAGCTCAATTGATTTAGGATTTTCGTTCAAAACTTCAAGCACAATCTGTTTAATAACAAATTTGTCACTTACTTGTTCTAATTGATTTTCACTTATAATAACAGAAGCTGGAACCTCTCTAGTAATCATCTCTGAAAATACTTTTTTTGCCATTTTGCCACTTATTTTTCCAGCAACAATAAATTCAACAAGCTCTGTAATATGGCTTGGGGACAAATTAAACTCAAGAACACTAATTCCTCTATCATTAAGAACGTTTAAAACTTCAGACAATATCCAATTGGCTACTTTTTTAGGATCACTTGCATTAATAACAGATTCTTCAAAATATCTAAGCAGATGCTTATCTGATGTTAAAGTAATAACATCAAAATCACTTAGCCCATATTGGTCTTTAAGTCTAATT harbors:
- the rplM gene encoding 50S ribosomal protein L13 — its product is MNKITNNVTIWIKPKTVEKKWYVIDAADRILGKVAVDAVKILRGKHKAYYTPHQDLGDNVIIINASKIRLTGKKYQQKLYYRHSRYPGGLYSDTFRTLSERKPCAPLEIAIKGMLPKGPLGRNLFRNLRVFPGSEHALKAQNPVKLEANLRGIK
- the eno gene encoding phosphopyruvate hydratase, yielding MGFHIYEIKARQIIDSRGNPTVEADVILEDGTCGRSAVPSGASTGINEAVELRDGDKSVYMGKGVLKAIENIKNIIAPELEGMSALNQVAIDRKMLELDGTPTKEKLGANAILAVSMATAKAAAKYLGLKAYQYLGAYKANILPTPMCNIINGGAHSDNSVDFQEFMIMPVGAKTFSEAIRIAAEVFHTLKGILNDKGYATSVGDEGGFAPNLKSNEEACEMIIESIKKAGYEPGKDIAIALDPATSELYDPKTKKYVLKWSTKEELTSEQMVEYWSKWVEKYPIISIEDGMAEEDWDGWKKLTDKIGNKIQLVGDDLFVTNTSFLKKGIEMGVANSILIKVNQIGTLTETFEAVEMAKKAGYTAIVSHRSGETEDTTIADLVVALGTGQIKTGSLSRTDRIAKYNQLIRIEEELETTAEYHGKNVFYSIKQK
- a CDS encoding ATP-binding cassette domain-containing protein, which codes for MNSKKEIILKVENLTQTFITGEDFLFWKNKQKVNAVNNISFEVEKNKTLGLVGESGCGKSTTLRSIMQLYTPTSGNIYFNEKNITKLSKKELLKTKKDMQMVFQDPHTSLDPRMTIKEIIAEPLEIYNENKILPKTKKEIEQRVNELTDIVGLHKSMLARYPHEFSGGQRQRIGIARALALNPKLLLLDEAVSALDVSIRAQILNLLKTLQKEFNLSYLFISHDLAVVKYMSDKIAVMYLGVILELAPRETLFSNPIHPYTKMLIASIPEIDPEKRKNKNIKLDEQTLANIRKIHLSTQVHPKLEEVEKDHFVSKYLFDEMNK
- the rpsI gene encoding 30S ribosomal protein S9 — encoded protein: MKKSNFSNVNLSMGTGRRKSSVARVYIREGNGNIKVNNRDFDSYIQLENLRTMALSPLVLTNTLGKYDLYINVYGGGISGQSGAIRHGISRALFELDESNKMILRSNGFLTRDSRKVERKKFGQKKARKSFQFSKR